The genomic segment AATGAAAACCCCAAATTACCTAGATGGATATATCTTCTGCTGATATTCCTAGTTTTAGCTTCCTGCCGGATGGATCAGGATGCAGGAGAATTAATCCCGGAATTTACGGAATATCAAAAAGAAAGCGGAATTGATTACCTTGAAATTCTTGTCTACGGAGATGCCGGTACAGGAGATGATGGACAAAGACTGACGGCCTCCGCTATGTCTGATTATGTTCAGAATCCTGTAAACCAGATTGAATTCATAATCAACCTGGGGGATTCTTTTTATTCCGTTGGTGTCGAATCGGTGACTGATCCCCAATGGTATAGTACATTTGAATCAATCTATGACCCCGATATTCTGAGCATGCCTTTTTATTCCATACTGGGAAATCATGATTATCAGGGTAATATCGGTGCCCAACTGGAATATGTGTCTCCCAACAACGACCGTTGGCAGATGCCAAGTTTTTTTTATAAACAATCCAGGACCCTCCCTGATGGAACCAAAGCAGACTTCCTTTTTCTCGATACTGAAAGCATATTCTACGGAGATGCTGAGCAGCTTGTCTGGCTGGACTCCTGCCTGGAAGAATCAGATGCTGATTGGAAAATAGTTTGCGGGCATAAGCCTTTGTTCAGCAATGGAGACCATGGCTCCAACGGGCCACTGATTGCAAGGCTGCAGGAGATTCTGGATCATCGGGCTGACCTGTATATTTGTGGTCATGAACATGATTTACAAATCTTGGATAAGGTAAACGGCGTGTACTATATCGTTAACGGAGCGGCGGCTCGGTTGAGAGACACATCCG from the Oceanispirochaeta sp. M1 genome contains:
- a CDS encoding metallophosphoesterase, with translation MDQDAGELIPEFTEYQKESGIDYLEILVYGDAGTGDDGQRLTASAMSDYVQNPVNQIEFIINLGDSFYSVGVESVTDPQWYSTFESIYDPDILSMPFYSILGNHDYQGNIGAQLEYVSPNNDRWQMPSFFYKQSRTLPDGTKADFLFLDTESIFYGDAEQLVWLDSCLEESDADWKIVCGHKPLFSNGDHGSNGPLIARLQEILDHRADLYICGHEHDLQILDKVNGVYYIVNGAAARLRDTSVGDNTILAASRIGFMTLLMSESELVCKVIESGSGIINTTVLKEK